The Apium graveolens cultivar Ventura chromosome 6, ASM990537v1, whole genome shotgun sequence genome contains a region encoding:
- the LOC141666107 gene encoding serine/threonine protein phosphatase 2A 55 kDa regulatory subunit B beta isoform-like isoform X1: MNGGVGEVTAAPAGSLPPLEWKFSQVFGERTAGEEVQEVDIISAIEFDKSGDHLATGDRGGRVVLFERTDAKEQGGSRKDLERIDYPVSRHPEFRYKTEFQSHEPEFDYLKSLEIEEKINKIRWCQTANGALFLLSTNDKTIKFWKVQEKKVKKISQMNMDLAKGTGNDNIANLSISSSQSSYLTNGGCTDTSFSKPSNDFLFPPGGISSLRLPVVTSNETSLTARCRRVYAHAHDYHINSISNNSDGETFVSADDLRINLWNLEISNQSFNIVDVKPANMEDLTEVITSAEFHPTHCNTLAYSSSKGSIRLIDLRQSALCDTHCKLFEEQEAPGSRSFFTEIIASISDIKFGKEGRYILSRDYMTLKLWDINMDSGPVSTFHVHEYLRPKLCDLYENDSIFDKFECCLSGDGQRVATGSYSNLFRVFGAVDGSTEATTLEASKNPMRRQVQTPSRPSRSLSSITRVVRRGAESPGVDANGNSFDFTTKLLHLAWHPSENSIACAAANSLYMYYA, encoded by the exons ATGAACGGTGGTGTTGGAGAGGTCACGGCAGCTCCGGCGGGTTCACTACCACCGCTAGAGTGGAAATTTTCTCAGGTGTTCGGAGAACGTACCGCCGGTGAAGAAGTTCAGGAAG TTGATATAATATCAGCTATTGAGTTCGATAAATCTGGTGATCATCTTGCTACTGGTGATCGTGGGGGTAGAGTAGTGTTATTTGAAAGGACCGACGCAAAAGAG CAGGGTGGTAGCAGAAAGGATTTGGAGAGAATAGATTATCCCGTCAGTAGGCATCCAGAGTTCCGCTACAAGACTGAGTTTCAGAGCCATGAACCTGAG TTTGACTATCTCAAGAGTTTAGAGATTGAGGAGAAAATCAACAAAATCAGATGGTGCCAAACAGCCAATGGTGCTTTATTTCTTTTGTCTACGAATGACAAGACTATTAAATTCTGGAAG GTTCAAGAGAAAAAGGTCAAAAAGATTTCACAGATGAACATGGACCTTGCTAAAGGTACTGGGAACGACAATATTGCTAATTTGAGTATTTCTTCCAGCCAAAGCTCGTATCTTACAAATGGTGGATGTACGGATACATCTTTCTCTAAACCGAGCAATGACTTCTTATTCCCGCCTGGGGGAATTTCATCACTACGTTTACCCGTG GTGACCAGCAATGAGACCAGCCTTACGGCACGTTGTAGAAGAGTATATGCCCATGCACATGACTATCATATAAACTCAATTTCAAATAACAG TGATGGGGAAACATTTGTCTCGGCAGATGATTTGCGGATAAATTTATGGAACTTGGAAATAAGTAATCAGAGTTTCAATATTGTTGATGTGAAACCCGCTAACATGGAGGATCTAACCG AGGTAATTACCTCGGCAGAGTTTCACCCTACACATTGTAACACATTGGCATATAGTAGCTCGAAAGGATCAATTCGTCTTATTGATTTGCGACAATCAGCTTTATGCGACACACATTGTAAACT ATTTGAGGAACAGGAAGCACCTGGTTCAAGATCTTTTTTCACTGAGATAATTGCCTCTATTTCTGATATTAAATTTGGAAAAGAAGGCAGATATATATTAAGTCGTGATTATATGACCCTCAAG TTGTGGGATATCAATATGGATTCGGGTCCAGTTTCAACCTTCCATGTTCATGAGTATTTGAGACCAAAG CTATGTGATCTTTATGAAAATGATTCCATATTTGATAAATTCGAGTGTTGCTTAAGCGGAGATGGTCAGCGGGTAGCAACTGGTTCTTATAG TAATTTGTTCCGGGTGTTTGGAGCTGTTGATGGTAGTACTGAAGCGACAACTTTGGAAGCAAGCAAAAATCCCATGAG GCGACAAGTTCAGACACCCTCTAGGCCTTCTAGATCCTTAAGCAGTATAACTCGTGTTGTTAGACGAG GGGCTGAAAGCCCAGGAGTTGATGCCAATGGAAATTCATTTGATTTCACAACCAAGTTGCTTCATCTGGCATGGCACCCAAGCGAAAACTCAATTGCATGTGCTGCTGCAAACAGTTTGTACATGTATTATGCATAG
- the LOC141666107 gene encoding serine/threonine protein phosphatase 2A 55 kDa regulatory subunit B beta isoform-like isoform X2, translated as MNGGVGEVTAAPAGSLPPLEWKFSQVFGERTAGEEVQEVDIISAIEFDKSGDHLATGDRGGRVVLFERTDAKEGGSRKDLERIDYPVSRHPEFRYKTEFQSHEPEFDYLKSLEIEEKINKIRWCQTANGALFLLSTNDKTIKFWKVQEKKVKKISQMNMDLAKGTGNDNIANLSISSSQSSYLTNGGCTDTSFSKPSNDFLFPPGGISSLRLPVVTSNETSLTARCRRVYAHAHDYHINSISNNSDGETFVSADDLRINLWNLEISNQSFNIVDVKPANMEDLTEVITSAEFHPTHCNTLAYSSSKGSIRLIDLRQSALCDTHCKLFEEQEAPGSRSFFTEIIASISDIKFGKEGRYILSRDYMTLKLWDINMDSGPVSTFHVHEYLRPKLCDLYENDSIFDKFECCLSGDGQRVATGSYSNLFRVFGAVDGSTEATTLEASKNPMRRQVQTPSRPSRSLSSITRVVRRGAESPGVDANGNSFDFTTKLLHLAWHPSENSIACAAANSLYMYYA; from the exons ATGAACGGTGGTGTTGGAGAGGTCACGGCAGCTCCGGCGGGTTCACTACCACCGCTAGAGTGGAAATTTTCTCAGGTGTTCGGAGAACGTACCGCCGGTGAAGAAGTTCAGGAAG TTGATATAATATCAGCTATTGAGTTCGATAAATCTGGTGATCATCTTGCTACTGGTGATCGTGGGGGTAGAGTAGTGTTATTTGAAAGGACCGACGCAAAAGAG GGTGGTAGCAGAAAGGATTTGGAGAGAATAGATTATCCCGTCAGTAGGCATCCAGAGTTCCGCTACAAGACTGAGTTTCAGAGCCATGAACCTGAG TTTGACTATCTCAAGAGTTTAGAGATTGAGGAGAAAATCAACAAAATCAGATGGTGCCAAACAGCCAATGGTGCTTTATTTCTTTTGTCTACGAATGACAAGACTATTAAATTCTGGAAG GTTCAAGAGAAAAAGGTCAAAAAGATTTCACAGATGAACATGGACCTTGCTAAAGGTACTGGGAACGACAATATTGCTAATTTGAGTATTTCTTCCAGCCAAAGCTCGTATCTTACAAATGGTGGATGTACGGATACATCTTTCTCTAAACCGAGCAATGACTTCTTATTCCCGCCTGGGGGAATTTCATCACTACGTTTACCCGTG GTGACCAGCAATGAGACCAGCCTTACGGCACGTTGTAGAAGAGTATATGCCCATGCACATGACTATCATATAAACTCAATTTCAAATAACAG TGATGGGGAAACATTTGTCTCGGCAGATGATTTGCGGATAAATTTATGGAACTTGGAAATAAGTAATCAGAGTTTCAATATTGTTGATGTGAAACCCGCTAACATGGAGGATCTAACCG AGGTAATTACCTCGGCAGAGTTTCACCCTACACATTGTAACACATTGGCATATAGTAGCTCGAAAGGATCAATTCGTCTTATTGATTTGCGACAATCAGCTTTATGCGACACACATTGTAAACT ATTTGAGGAACAGGAAGCACCTGGTTCAAGATCTTTTTTCACTGAGATAATTGCCTCTATTTCTGATATTAAATTTGGAAAAGAAGGCAGATATATATTAAGTCGTGATTATATGACCCTCAAG TTGTGGGATATCAATATGGATTCGGGTCCAGTTTCAACCTTCCATGTTCATGAGTATTTGAGACCAAAG CTATGTGATCTTTATGAAAATGATTCCATATTTGATAAATTCGAGTGTTGCTTAAGCGGAGATGGTCAGCGGGTAGCAACTGGTTCTTATAG TAATTTGTTCCGGGTGTTTGGAGCTGTTGATGGTAGTACTGAAGCGACAACTTTGGAAGCAAGCAAAAATCCCATGAG GCGACAAGTTCAGACACCCTCTAGGCCTTCTAGATCCTTAAGCAGTATAACTCGTGTTGTTAGACGAG GGGCTGAAAGCCCAGGAGTTGATGCCAATGGAAATTCATTTGATTTCACAACCAAGTTGCTTCATCTGGCATGGCACCCAAGCGAAAACTCAATTGCATGTGCTGCTGCAAACAGTTTGTACATGTATTATGCATAG